Proteins encoded in a region of the Sphingomonas sp. OV641 genome:
- the flgM gene encoding flagellar biosynthesis anti-sigma factor FlgM produces the protein MIDSIGAKPTDRKVSAVTRVAAPAQPAGVTKQAAAAAAPTVAAQLATAAPVDAQRVQDIKQAIAEGRYPLSPTKIADALIAARYEWMSHDKA, from the coding sequence ATGATCGACTCAATCGGGGCCAAGCCCACGGATCGGAAGGTTTCCGCGGTCACGCGGGTGGCCGCGCCGGCTCAGCCTGCGGGCGTGACGAAGCAGGCGGCGGCCGCGGCGGCGCCAACCGTTGCCGCCCAGCTGGCGACGGCAGCTCCGGTGGATGCCCAGCGCGTCCAGGACATCAAGCAGGCGATCGCCGAGGGCCGCTATCCTCTTTCCCCCACCAAGATCGCGGACGCGCTGATCGCAGCCCGCTACGAATGGATGTCGCATG
- a CDS encoding flagella basal body P-ring formation protein FlgA produces MIALALALAAAPHQDTAALDKAVAAFAGKSIGEDGGPRAAIDGRLRLKQCPTVALSWRTDAHDAVVVSCASPEWRLFVPIRMPAQQAVVARAAAAAPAPAAEKIIKRGDPLVIEAGSDGFSITREGIALADAAEGQRLMVRVDSGKMPVQAVALAPGRATLPGWVE; encoded by the coding sequence GTGATCGCGCTCGCTCTGGCGCTTGCTGCCGCCCCCCATCAGGATACCGCCGCGCTCGACAAGGCGGTTGCCGCCTTTGCCGGCAAGTCGATCGGTGAGGACGGCGGCCCGCGCGCCGCCATCGACGGGCGGCTGCGACTCAAGCAATGCCCGACGGTAGCCCTGTCGTGGCGGACCGACGCGCATGACGCCGTTGTCGTGTCCTGCGCTTCGCCGGAGTGGCGACTGTTCGTTCCGATCCGGATGCCGGCACAGCAGGCGGTGGTCGCGCGCGCCGCGGCGGCGGCACCGGCGCCGGCGGCCGAAAAAATCATTAAGCGCGGCGATCCGCTGGTGATCGAGGCGGGTTCGGACGGCTTCTCGATCACGCGCGAAGGCATCGCCCTAGCCGATGCGGCGGAGGGCCAGCGGCTGATGGTGCGCGTCGACAGCGGCAAGATGCCGGTGCAGGCGGTGGCGCTGGCGCCGGGCCGCGCGACGCTGCCGGGATGGGTTGAGTGA
- a CDS encoding flagellar motor protein MotB produces MTFADEFPASPPGRPLWLITLADLALLLVGFFVLLQANQQLDRKALISGLRAGFGAAPAKSAADPLPVAAAGIFNFAAGSAVLPSSPDSLLAWAREAARDPRVSLRVTASVDGSSADVDPATRSAAVLAADRARAVAAALATVAPGRLVIVTADRPSRRQVVVTLSFTGDTM; encoded by the coding sequence ATGACGTTCGCCGACGAGTTCCCCGCCAGCCCACCGGGCCGCCCGCTGTGGCTCATCACGCTTGCCGACCTGGCCTTGCTCCTCGTGGGCTTCTTTGTGTTGCTTCAGGCCAATCAGCAGCTCGATCGCAAGGCATTGATCAGCGGCCTGCGGGCAGGCTTCGGCGCGGCGCCGGCGAAGAGCGCCGCTGATCCGTTGCCGGTGGCGGCGGCGGGAATCTTCAATTTCGCCGCCGGGTCGGCGGTTCTGCCATCGTCCCCCGATAGCCTGCTTGCCTGGGCGCGCGAGGCGGCCCGTGATCCGCGCGTTTCCCTGCGTGTCACGGCGTCGGTCGATGGCTCGTCGGCGGACGTCGATCCCGCCACGCGTAGCGCTGCCGTGCTCGCGGCGGATCGCGCCCGCGCGGTTGCTGCGGCGCTTGCGACCGTCGCGCCCGGCCGCCTCGTCATCGTCACTGCCGACCGGCCGTCGCGCCGACAGGTAGTGGTTACCCTGTCGTTCACCGGAGATACTATGTGA
- a CDS encoding motility protein A, whose amino-acid sequence MNLATFLDPVALAIVGGGTILAAILRTPARDLGRAIVALRSLPRRRFSADPLLQQIAALGRIARRHGAVALDKSVIADPDVAAAIADIVDGFGPQHVEAHLQHLRRARIERHVAAADVWAGMAEAAPATGMVGTLVGLVAMFVQMTDPQAIGGAMAVALLATLYGALLGNLVAMPVATRLRVAARAEAFERVRLEAPLVALAAREQPRSASVTPMHRTVEAPADWAVERSGAAA is encoded by the coding sequence ATGAACCTTGCCACCTTTCTCGATCCGGTTGCGCTGGCAATCGTCGGCGGTGGCACGATCCTCGCCGCGATCCTGCGCACGCCGGCACGCGATCTGGGACGAGCGATCGTTGCCTTGCGCTCGCTGCCGCGTCGCCGCTTCTCGGCCGATCCGCTGCTGCAGCAGATCGCCGCCCTGGGCCGCATCGCTCGCCGCCACGGCGCCGTCGCGCTCGACAAGTCGGTTATTGCCGACCCTGATGTCGCCGCTGCCATAGCCGACATCGTCGACGGATTCGGCCCGCAGCACGTCGAGGCGCATCTCCAGCACCTGCGCCGCGCACGGATCGAGCGGCACGTCGCCGCTGCCGATGTCTGGGCCGGCATGGCGGAAGCCGCGCCGGCAACGGGCATGGTCGGCACGCTTGTCGGCCTGGTGGCGATGTTCGTTCAGATGACGGACCCGCAGGCGATCGGCGGGGCGATGGCGGTTGCGCTGCTGGCGACGCTGTACGGCGCGCTACTCGGCAACCTTGTCGCCATGCCCGTCGCTACCCGACTGCGTGTCGCAGCACGCGCCGAGGCATTCGAGCGCGTCCGGCTGGAAGCACCGCTGGTCGCGCTGGCAGCGCGTGAACAGCCACGAAGCGCCAGCGTAACGCCGATGCATCGCACGGTAGAGGCGCCCGCCGACTGGGCTGTTGAAAGGTCGGGCGCGGCGGCATGA
- a CDS encoding flagellar basal body protein — protein MANGNLFGVHGAALEVRAQRMNLLASNIANASTPNFKAKDIDFTQALASVERQGGIDGATLYRTPDSPSMDGNTVELSKEQTAFAENAVQYQTTLSFLNGRINQLTRALKGE, from the coding sequence ATGGCCAACGGCAATCTGTTCGGAGTTCACGGTGCGGCGCTCGAGGTCCGGGCGCAGCGGATGAACCTGCTCGCCTCGAACATCGCCAATGCTTCGACGCCCAATTTCAAGGCGAAGGATATCGATTTCACCCAGGCGCTCGCTTCGGTCGAGCGGCAGGGCGGGATCGATGGGGCGACGCTGTACCGGACGCCGGACTCGCCCTCCATGGACGGCAACACGGTGGAGCTCAGCAAGGAGCAGACCGCCTTCGCCGAGAACGCCGTGCAGTATCAGACCACGCTCTCGTTCCTGAACGGCCGCATCAATCAGCTCACCCGCGCGCTGAAGGGAGAATAA
- the flgC gene encoding flagellar basal body rod protein FlgC, producing the protein MANQPLSIFQVAGRAMSAQLVRMNTTASNLANAGAVSGSSETAYRSMKPVFRTEFDQATGMATVNVERVVTAGEEPIKIRDPNNPMADEEGFVYQSAVDETRELVDMMETARSYQNNVEVMNTAKSLIVDTLKLGR; encoded by the coding sequence ATGGCGAACCAACCACTTTCCATCTTCCAGGTCGCCGGGCGGGCGATGTCTGCGCAGCTCGTGCGGATGAACACCACGGCGTCCAATCTCGCCAATGCGGGCGCGGTCAGCGGCTCGTCCGAGACCGCCTATCGCAGCATGAAGCCGGTGTTCCGCACCGAATTTGATCAGGCGACCGGCATGGCCACGGTCAATGTCGAGCGCGTGGTCACGGCGGGTGAGGAGCCGATCAAGATCCGCGATCCGAACAACCCGATGGCCGATGAAGAGGGCTTTGTTTACCAGTCCGCCGTTGATGAAACGCGCGAGCTGGTCGACATGATGGAGACCGCGCGCTCCTATCAGAACAACGTGGAGGTGATGAACACCGCCAAGTCGTTGATCGTCGACACGCTGAAGCTGGGGCGCTGA
- a CDS encoding flagellar hook assembly protein FlgD encodes MASSFDSTIASLGLSSTANTTANTATSKSTSLGQADFLKLMTAQMKNQDPFDPVDNTQMVAQMAQFSSLAGITEMSSTLTAIAEKLGATSLQDAVSYVGRTVLTEGNVALGRSAGGIAGAIELEGDASNVTVSISDANGQLLHTADLGAQKAGTISYDWDGLDTAGANAGAGPFSVVVSATSGTQAIGATSLVWAPVTSVSTTTGSPVLTLPGIGEIPASAVRQIG; translated from the coding sequence ATGGCCTCCTCCTTCGACAGCACGATCGCCAGCCTCGGGCTCAGCAGCACGGCGAACACCACCGCAAACACCGCGACGAGCAAGTCGACCTCGCTCGGCCAGGCGGATTTCCTGAAGCTGATGACGGCGCAGATGAAGAACCAGGATCCCTTCGATCCGGTCGACAATACGCAGATGGTTGCGCAGATGGCGCAATTCTCCTCGCTCGCCGGTATCACCGAAATGTCGTCCACGCTGACCGCGATCGCGGAAAAGCTTGGCGCGACCAGCCTGCAGGATGCGGTAAGCTATGTCGGCCGCACGGTGCTGACCGAAGGCAATGTCGCCCTTGGCCGATCTGCGGGCGGCATCGCCGGCGCGATCGAGCTGGAGGGGGACGCGAGCAACGTCACCGTCTCCATCTCCGATGCGAACGGCCAGCTGCTGCACACGGCCGATCTCGGCGCGCAAAAGGCCGGCACGATCTCCTACGATTGGGATGGGCTGGATACGGCCGGCGCGAATGCTGGCGCCGGTCCCTTCTCCGTTGTCGTGAGTGCCACCAGCGGCACGCAGGCGATCGGGGCCACCAGCCTCGTCTGGGCGCCCGTCACTTCCGTTTCGACGACCACCGGTTCGCCGGTCCTCACCCTCCCCGGCATTGGTGAGATCCCCGCCAGCGCCGTCCGCCAGATCGGCTGA
- a CDS encoding flagellar hook protein FlgE: protein MSFYTSLSGLQAAQTDMSTISHNLANVSTNGFKKSRSEFTDIMASNFTSDPRRLVGSGAALAQNKQMFGAGSLVTTGSSLDLAVAGDGFFAVKTTAAGGSTTAYTRNGSFGVDTNRYITDAQGSRLQAFAVETDGTVPGAGTLIDVRVPMTSGTATATGSVTLKANLNSGAAASEAEFSRTNPASYASATSTTIYDAAGNSQTLTNYFVRKEPSDAASTASEWTVHSFVGDVEMNEGGTDIAFDADGNLLGSATLTLAFPDAGDTTRAPISFDLTGSTATKQAFNVTSRSQDGTALGEFAGITVDSAGIITASYSNGDAVKLGKVALANFVNPTGLRQNGGQYWSSTGLSGTATMGAANENGFGKLMSGTIEGSNVDITEELVELIAAQRNFQANAKALDTSSQISQTIFNIRA, encoded by the coding sequence ATGTCCTTCTACACTTCGCTTTCCGGTCTTCAGGCTGCGCAGACCGACATGTCGACCATCTCGCACAACCTCGCCAACGTCTCGACCAACGGATTCAAGAAGAGCCGCAGCGAGTTCACCGACATCATGGCGTCTAACTTCACCAGCGATCCGCGCCGGCTGGTCGGGTCGGGCGCGGCACTGGCGCAGAACAAGCAGATGTTCGGCGCGGGCAGCCTCGTTACCACCGGCTCGTCTCTCGACCTGGCGGTGGCCGGTGACGGCTTCTTCGCGGTGAAGACGACGGCCGCCGGCGGCAGCACGACCGCTTATACGCGCAACGGCAGCTTCGGCGTCGACACGAACCGCTACATCACCGACGCGCAGGGCAGCCGCCTCCAGGCCTTCGCGGTCGAGACGGACGGCACCGTTCCGGGCGCCGGCACGCTGATCGACGTCCGCGTGCCGATGACCAGCGGCACGGCCACCGCGACCGGCAGCGTCACGTTGAAGGCCAATCTCAACAGCGGCGCGGCCGCTTCGGAAGCGGAATTCAGCCGCACCAATCCGGCGAGCTATGCCAGCGCGACCAGCACCACCATCTATGACGCGGCCGGCAATTCGCAGACGCTGACGAACTATTTCGTCCGCAAGGAGCCGAGCGATGCGGCCAGCACCGCCAGCGAATGGACCGTGCACAGCTTCGTCGGCGACGTCGAGATGAACGAGGGCGGCACGGACATCGCCTTTGACGCGGACGGCAATCTGCTGGGCAGCGCGACCCTGACGCTCGCCTTCCCTGACGCGGGCGACACAACGCGCGCGCCGATCAGCTTCGACCTGACCGGTTCCACCGCCACCAAACAGGCGTTCAACGTCACCTCTCGTTCGCAGGATGGCACCGCGCTGGGTGAGTTCGCAGGCATCACGGTGGACAGTGCCGGCATCATCACCGCCAGCTATTCGAACGGTGATGCGGTGAAGCTGGGCAAGGTCGCGCTGGCGAACTTCGTCAACCCGACCGGCCTGCGCCAGAACGGCGGCCAATATTGGAGCTCCACCGGCCTGTCCGGCACCGCCACCATGGGCGCGGCGAACGAGAACGGCTTCGGCAAGCTGATGTCCGGCACGATCGAGGGATCGAACGTCGACATCACCGAGGAACTGGTCGAGCTGATCGCTGCGCAGCGCAACTTCCAGGCGAATGCCAAGGCGCTCGATACCTCAAGCCAGATCTCGCAGACGATCTTCAACATCCGCGCGTGA
- a CDS encoding flagellar basal body rod protein FlgF, producing MDKLVYTAATGLKAHMAAQAAIANNMANASTTGFRADRVVFDRIELKGGGARFDARAPAAQEVTDADRSVGAMIQTGRNLDVALTDSDTWLTVQSPDGTEAYTRRGDLTVTASGTLQTGDGYLVMGSGGPITIPPYSSLSIGSDGSISIVPQGGSATDTTVVDKLKLVSDRGSSTVKGLDNLMHVRGGGVLPENMDAKIASGTLEESNVNMTQVLVDMIENQRSYEVQANLLKEAKTMDEGAASVMRMPG from the coding sequence ATGGACAAGCTGGTCTATACGGCGGCGACGGGCCTCAAGGCGCACATGGCGGCGCAGGCCGCGATCGCCAACAACATGGCGAACGCGTCCACCACCGGCTTCCGCGCCGATCGTGTGGTTTTCGATCGTATCGAGCTGAAGGGTGGCGGCGCGCGGTTCGACGCGCGCGCGCCGGCGGCGCAGGAAGTGACGGACGCCGACCGCAGCGTCGGCGCGATGATCCAGACCGGCCGCAACCTCGACGTTGCGCTGACCGACAGCGATACTTGGCTCACCGTGCAGTCGCCGGACGGAACGGAGGCCTATACCCGGCGCGGCGACCTCACCGTTACCGCATCGGGCACGCTGCAGACGGGCGACGGCTATCTGGTGATGGGCTCCGGCGGCCCGATCACCATCCCGCCCTATAGCTCGCTGTCGATTGGATCGGATGGGTCCATCTCCATCGTTCCGCAGGGCGGCTCTGCCACCGACACAACCGTGGTCGACAAGCTGAAGCTCGTCTCGGATCGGGGGTCTTCGACGGTGAAGGGCCTCGACAATCTGATGCACGTACGCGGTGGCGGTGTGCTGCCGGAGAACATGGACGCCAAGATCGCGTCCGGCACGCTCGAAGAGAGCAACGTCAACATGACTCAGGTGCTGGTCGACATGATCGAGAACCAGCGAAGCTACGAGGTCCAGGCCAACCTGCTGAAGGAGGCCAAGACCATGGACGAAGGCGCCGCCTCCGTCATGCGGATGCCGGGGTAA
- the flgG gene encoding flagellar basal-body rod protein FlgG — protein sequence MTTAAMHIARTGLDAQDTRMRVISNNLANVNTTGYKRDRASFETLSYQVITAPGAQSTQETKYATGLNLGTGVRVQSNARIDTQGSLNTTGNSLDMALDGDGYFQVQLPGGQLGYTRAGNFSRSPEGLLITSEGYQVMPGINVPENATAITIGMDGTVSATIPGQAEASNLGQIQVASFPNTAGLQSIGDNYLVETAASGTANMGVPGEDGRGKIRQGMLEASNVNVVEELVDMIETQRAYEVNSKMISATDDMLKYVNQNI from the coding sequence ATGACCACCGCCGCCATGCACATCGCGCGCACCGGGCTCGACGCCCAGGATACGCGCATGCGGGTGATCTCGAACAACCTCGCGAACGTGAACACCACGGGGTACAAGCGTGATCGCGCCTCGTTCGAGACGCTGAGCTATCAGGTGATCACCGCCCCGGGTGCGCAGTCGACACAGGAAACGAAATACGCCACCGGCCTGAACCTGGGCACCGGCGTGCGCGTGCAGAGCAATGCGCGGATCGACACGCAGGGGTCGCTCAACACGACCGGCAACAGCCTCGACATGGCGCTGGACGGCGACGGCTATTTCCAGGTGCAGCTGCCGGGCGGCCAGCTTGGCTATACCCGCGCCGGCAATTTCTCGCGCTCGCCCGAGGGCCTGCTGATCACCAGCGAGGGGTATCAGGTGATGCCGGGCATCAACGTGCCCGAGAACGCCACCGCGATCACCATCGGAATGGACGGCACCGTCTCCGCGACCATCCCGGGTCAGGCGGAAGCATCCAACCTCGGCCAGATCCAGGTGGCGAGCTTCCCCAACACCGCCGGCCTCCAGTCGATCGGCGACAATTACCTGGTCGAGACCGCCGCGTCGGGCACCGCCAACATGGGCGTGCCGGGCGAGGACGGGCGCGGCAAGATCCGCCAGGGCATGCTGGAGGCGTCGAACGTCAACGTCGTCGAAGAGCTGGTCGACATGATCGAGACGCAGCGCGCTTATGAGGTCAATTCCAAGATGATCTCGGCGACCGACGACATGCTCAAATACGTCAACCAGAACATCTGA
- a CDS encoding flagellar basal body L-ring protein FlgH: MRVLALGAVALLVSAPAQAGLFGKKKPAEDFTAVHPLPVAAPAPAPATGAIFQVADGYAALHEGWRARRVGDPLTIVLVERTAASKSSTSKLDSGGGFGLTPPTTGPLNLFNTTDASASGTRNFNGTGTAGQANSLSGEISVTVAQVYPNGTMLVQGQKRVTLNRGDEFIQIKGLVRTADVDRDNRVLSTRVADAQIAYTGKGDVARAGRQGWLSRFFQVVSPF, from the coding sequence ATGCGTGTTCTCGCTCTTGGCGCGGTGGCGCTGCTGGTCTCGGCACCGGCGCAGGCTGGGCTGTTCGGCAAGAAGAAGCCGGCGGAGGATTTCACCGCCGTGCATCCTCTGCCCGTTGCCGCGCCCGCCCCGGCACCGGCAACCGGTGCGATCTTTCAGGTGGCGGACGGCTATGCCGCGCTGCACGAGGGCTGGCGCGCGCGGCGCGTCGGCGATCCGCTGACCATTGTGCTGGTGGAGCGCACCGCGGCGTCCAAATCCTCGACCTCCAAGCTCGATTCGGGCGGCGGCTTCGGCCTTACCCCGCCGACCACGGGCCCGCTCAACCTGTTCAACACCACCGACGCCAGCGCCAGCGGCACCCGCAACTTCAACGGCACGGGCACCGCCGGCCAGGCCAATTCGCTCTCGGGCGAGATCTCGGTCACGGTGGCGCAGGTCTATCCCAACGGCACCATGCTGGTGCAGGGCCAGAAGCGCGTGACGCTGAATCGCGGCGACGAGTTCATCCAGATCAAGGGCCTGGTGCGCACTGCCGATGTCGACCGCGACAATCGCGTGCTCTCCACCCGCGTCGCCGATGCGCAGATCGCCTATACCGGAAAGGGCGACGTCGCCCGCGCCGGACGGCAGGGCTGGCTCAGCCGCTTCTTTCAGGTGGTGAGCCCGTTTTGA
- a CDS encoding flagellar basal body P-ring protein FlgI, translated as MMTMIRTLLACIAALLVATPAAADRIKDLGGFQGIRSNQLTGYGVVVGLPGTGDDNLEYTVQSMKAVASRFGLQPPPNANQGLKNAAVVMITAELPAFAKPGQRIDITVSSMGKAKSLRGGSLIMAPLLGADGQIYAMAQGNLAVGGLGAEGKDGSQIVVNTPSTGRIPEGATVERAVATGFADSPNLTFNLQRADFTTAQNVAAAINQKLGFGVAQAVDAVSVAVRAPMGADVRATLMSTIENLDVVSAEPPAKVIVNARSGTVVINSAVRVGPAAVTHGKLTVRIDENQRISQPAPFSQGQTAMERKSGVNVEEENRPMFLLAPGPKLADIVKAVNAIGASPADLVAILEALKEAGALKAELIVL; from the coding sequence ATCATGACCATGATCCGCACCCTTCTCGCCTGCATCGCCGCGCTCCTCGTCGCGACGCCCGCCGCGGCCGACCGGATCAAGGATCTCGGCGGCTTCCAGGGCATCCGATCGAACCAGCTGACCGGCTATGGCGTGGTCGTCGGGCTGCCCGGCACGGGCGACGACAATCTCGAATATACCGTGCAGTCGATGAAGGCGGTCGCCTCGCGCTTCGGCCTCCAGCCGCCGCCCAATGCGAACCAGGGTTTGAAGAATGCCGCGGTGGTGATGATCACCGCGGAACTCCCGGCATTCGCTAAGCCCGGCCAGCGGATCGACATCACCGTTTCCTCGATGGGCAAGGCCAAGTCGCTGCGTGGCGGCAGCCTCATCATGGCCCCGCTGCTCGGCGCGGACGGGCAGATCTACGCCATGGCGCAGGGTAATCTGGCCGTCGGCGGTCTCGGTGCCGAGGGAAAGGACGGCTCGCAGATCGTCGTGAACACGCCGTCGACCGGCCGTATCCCGGAAGGCGCGACGGTGGAGCGCGCAGTGGCGACCGGTTTCGCCGATTCGCCGAACCTCACCTTCAATCTCCAGCGCGCCGACTTCACCACGGCGCAGAACGTTGCAGCCGCGATCAACCAGAAGCTTGGATTTGGCGTGGCGCAGGCAGTGGACGCGGTGTCAGTCGCGGTACGTGCGCCGATGGGCGCGGACGTGCGCGCCACGCTGATGTCGACGATCGAGAACCTCGACGTCGTCTCTGCCGAGCCGCCCGCCAAGGTGATCGTCAACGCGCGCTCAGGCACCGTGGTCATCAATTCCGCGGTGCGCGTCGGCCCTGCCGCCGTCACCCACGGCAAGCTCACCGTCCGCATCGACGAGAACCAGCGCATCAGCCAGCCGGCTCCCTTCAGCCAGGGCCAGACCGCAATGGAGCGCAAGTCCGGCGTCAATGTCGAGGAGGAAAACCGCCCGATGTTCCTGCTCGCCCCCGGGCCGAAGCTGGCCGATATCGTCAAGGCGGTGAACGCCATCGGCGCCTCGCCGGCCGATCTGGTCGCCATCCTCGAGGCGCTGAAGGAAGCCGGGGCGCTGAAGGCGGAGTTAATCGTCCTGTGA
- a CDS encoding rod-binding protein has protein sequence MSTITPATAPASISGATGLDTGLKRTATKENLAAAGQQFEAVFTSMMLKSMRQAKLAEPLFDSQAIDTFRDMQDQKLVQQMAQHTPLGIGKAMTEFLSRALSATPPENSTSSPASGEPAGISQSDLNQTAGIKPA, from the coding sequence GTGAGCACCATCACTCCAGCCACCGCCCCCGCCTCCATTTCCGGCGCGACAGGCCTCGACACTGGTCTGAAACGCACCGCAACGAAGGAAAACCTCGCCGCCGCCGGACAGCAGTTCGAAGCGGTCTTCACGTCCATGATGCTGAAGTCGATGCGGCAGGCGAAGCTTGCCGAGCCATTGTTCGACAGCCAGGCGATAGACACGTTCCGCGACATGCAGGACCAGAAACTGGTGCAGCAGATGGCGCAGCACACGCCGCTCGGCATCGGCAAGGCGATGACCGAGTTCCTGTCGCGTGCCTTATCCGCCACACCGCCGGAAAATTCGACCTCCAGCCCGGCAAGCGGGGAACCGGCCGGCATTTCTCAATCCGACCTTAACCAGACGGCGGGCATCAAGCCCGCGTGA
- the flgK gene encoding flagellar hook-associated protein FlgK has translation MSDLLSIGASGVRANQAGLAAVSENIANAGVSGYSRRTIETSEVVSISARTGLTTGHGVFVTGVTRAADQFKAAAVRSAGADLARTEAGGVWLDRIQSSLTGSALDTRLTAFFNAAKGVAADPTATAPRAVMLEQAQALAAAFTSTGAALATATSELDATADQAVADLNGLSAALAKVNDGLGRAPPNSTGAANLADQRDEILERMSALVDVSASFDAAGRATVRAGIGTGAVLVSGTQASTVSYARNAEGAVSIAVQSGADVAILAPGGGAIGGIVDGAQRIAAARTELAEMATAFVAGVNGVQAGGQTLDGAAGQPLFAVGASPTDISVAMTDPRGIAAAAPGEGNRGNGNMAALESLRSSAGFESGLSNMVSSNAAAIQARGVVADAQSAIHDSAITARDAISGVDLDREAVDLLRFQQAYQASSRVISIARDTFQTLLDIG, from the coding sequence GTGAGCGACCTTCTTTCCATCGGCGCGTCAGGCGTACGCGCGAATCAGGCTGGCCTGGCCGCGGTGTCCGAGAACATCGCGAATGCCGGGGTGTCCGGCTATTCGCGGCGCACGATCGAAACCAGCGAAGTGGTCAGCATCAGTGCCCGCACGGGCCTGACGACCGGCCATGGCGTGTTCGTGACCGGGGTCACCCGCGCTGCGGACCAGTTCAAGGCGGCCGCGGTGCGCTCCGCCGGTGCCGATCTCGCCCGAACGGAAGCAGGCGGCGTATGGCTGGACCGGATCCAGTCTTCGCTGACCGGCTCGGCACTCGACACCCGCCTCACCGCCTTTTTCAATGCCGCCAAGGGCGTGGCGGCCGATCCCACCGCGACTGCGCCGCGGGCGGTCATGCTGGAACAGGCACAGGCGCTCGCCGCCGCCTTCACCTCGACCGGCGCCGCGCTCGCCACCGCAACCAGCGAGCTCGACGCGACGGCCGATCAGGCAGTGGCCGATCTCAACGGTTTGTCCGCCGCCCTGGCAAAGGTGAACGACGGGCTTGGTCGCGCGCCGCCGAACTCTACCGGTGCTGCCAACCTGGCCGATCAGCGCGACGAGATATTGGAGCGTATGAGCGCGCTGGTCGATGTCTCCGCCAGCTTCGACGCGGCCGGCCGCGCCACCGTTCGGGCCGGGATCGGCACCGGCGCGGTGCTCGTCAGCGGGACGCAGGCGTCGACGGTAAGCTACGCCCGCAATGCGGAAGGCGCGGTCTCGATCGCGGTGCAAAGCGGCGCCGACGTCGCGATCCTCGCACCAGGGGGCGGAGCGATCGGCGGGATTGTCGACGGCGCGCAGCGGATCGCCGCCGCGCGCACCGAACTGGCCGAGATGGCGACCGCCTTTGTCGCCGGGGTGAATGGTGTTCAGGCCGGGGGGCAGACGCTGGACGGGGCTGCGGGACAGCCGCTGTTCGCCGTCGGCGCCTCGCCCACCGATATCAGCGTTGCCATGACCGATCCGCGCGGCATCGCAGCGGCCGCGCCGGGCGAAGGCAATCGCGGCAACGGCAACATGGCCGCGCTCGAAAGCCTGCGCAGCAGCGCTGGCTTCGAAAGCGGGTTGAGCAACATGGTATCGAGCAACGCCGCCGCCATTCAGGCGCGCGGCGTGGTTGCCGATGCCCAGTCGGCCATCCACGACAGCGCGATCACCGCGCGCGATGCCATCTCCGGTGTCGACCTGGATCGCGAGGCGGTCGACCTGCTGCGGTTCCAGCAAGCCTATCAGGCGTCGAGCCGGGTCATTTCGATTGCCCGTGATACCTTCCAGACCCTGCTGGATATCGGCTGA